Proteins found in one Amycolatopsis umgeniensis genomic segment:
- a CDS encoding polyprenyl synthetase family protein, which translates to MNTTTIVTELGLDPADERHAAFAAELRTGLSQVEDRLQEVLRSPGLPALTEAATHLVRAGGKRLRPLMALAGASFGGGWDEAISAAVLVELVHVATLYHDDVMDEAPMRHGVKSANSLWGNKKAVLIGDYVLARAARVGAGLGDYALRAQAKTFGRLVRGQFLETTGPFEDCGRHAPYEHHIQVMADKSASLIAMAGRLGAQVSGADERIVETLDQYGELIGVAFQISDDVLDISASTTDLGKSAGTDLREGIVTLPMLHALDDRGSGAARLREIIGHGPVSDPALRDEALGLLRGSAGVDRALAEAHGYAAKARDLALGLPDRPARALLIGLSAFVVDRGE; encoded by the coding sequence GTGAACACGACGACGATCGTCACGGAACTCGGGCTGGATCCGGCCGACGAGCGGCACGCGGCCTTCGCCGCCGAACTCCGCACCGGCCTGTCCCAGGTCGAAGACAGACTTCAGGAGGTGTTGCGCAGCCCCGGTCTTCCCGCTCTCACCGAAGCCGCCACCCATCTCGTCCGCGCGGGCGGGAAACGGCTCCGGCCCTTGATGGCGCTGGCCGGAGCGTCGTTCGGCGGCGGGTGGGACGAGGCGATTTCGGCGGCGGTACTCGTCGAGCTCGTCCATGTCGCGACGCTCTACCACGACGACGTCATGGACGAAGCGCCGATGCGGCATGGGGTGAAGAGTGCGAATTCCTTGTGGGGAAACAAGAAAGCCGTTCTGATCGGAGACTACGTGCTCGCCCGCGCGGCGCGGGTCGGCGCCGGCCTCGGCGATTACGCGCTGCGTGCGCAGGCGAAGACGTTCGGCAGGCTCGTCCGGGGCCAGTTCCTCGAGACCACCGGGCCGTTCGAAGACTGCGGACGGCACGCGCCCTACGAACACCACATCCAGGTGATGGCCGACAAGTCCGCGTCGCTGATAGCGATGGCGGGACGGCTCGGCGCGCAGGTGTCGGGCGCGGATGAGCGGATCGTCGAAACGTTGGATCAGTACGGCGAACTGATCGGAGTCGCGTTCCAGATCTCCGACGACGTGCTCGACATCTCCGCGTCCACCACCGACCTCGGCAAGTCGGCGGGCACCGACCTCCGCGAAGGCATCGTCACCCTGCCGATGCTCCATGCGCTCGACGACAGAGGGTCCGGAGCGGCACGGTTGCGCGAAATCATCGGGCACGGGCCGGTTTCCGATCCCGCGCTCCGCGATGAGGCGCTCGGGCTCCTGCGCGGCTCCGCCGGTGTCGATCGCGCGCTCGCCGAAGCCCACGGCTACGCCGCCAAAGCCCGGGACCTCGCGCTCGGTCTCCCCGACCGTCCGGCCAGAGCGCTGCTCATCGGTCTTTCGGCGTTCGTGGTCGACCGCGGCGAATAG
- a CDS encoding cupin domain-containing protein → MTAEISENVEGRDIGSGVSIIRERTDVDGSGPRLHQHPYAETFVVIRGRARFTIGAAEREGGAGDVLVVPADTPHKFAVIGPETYEAVHIHESDHFITEWLE, encoded by the coding sequence ATGACCGCCGAAATATCGGAGAACGTCGAAGGCCGCGACATCGGCTCCGGAGTCTCGATCATCCGCGAGCGGACCGACGTCGACGGTTCCGGACCGAGGTTGCACCAGCACCCGTACGCCGAGACGTTCGTCGTCATCCGCGGCCGGGCCAGGTTCACCATCGGCGCCGCCGAACGCGAAGGCGGGGCGGGTGATGTCCTGGTCGTCCCCGCGGACACACCGCACAAGTTCGCCGTGATCGGCCCGGAAACCTACGAAGCCGTCCACATCCACGAGAGCGACCACTTCATCACCGAATGGCTCGAATAA
- a CDS encoding TetR family transcriptional regulator → MTDVADRSGDHTRQVDRFDQRRAQLAMSALVTLSELGYARTSLREIAQNSEFSHGVLHYYFRNKVELITYCVKQYKAECVTRYDRIVETAETAEELKRAFGAATAATLCEDARLHRLWYDLRNQSLFEKVFRADVLAIDETLELMIWRIVARYAELVDKPLDLTPSTTYALFDGLFQQGLLKHLAGREDAARCLQDSVEQVLARLFTT, encoded by the coding sequence GTGACCGACGTGGCGGACCGCAGCGGTGACCACACCCGCCAGGTGGACAGATTCGACCAACGACGTGCACAGCTGGCGATGTCGGCGCTGGTCACGTTGTCCGAATTGGGCTACGCGCGCACGAGCCTGCGGGAGATCGCGCAGAACTCCGAGTTCTCCCACGGGGTCCTGCACTACTACTTCCGGAACAAGGTCGAGCTGATCACCTACTGCGTCAAGCAGTACAAGGCCGAATGCGTCACCCGATACGACCGGATAGTCGAGACCGCGGAAACGGCCGAAGAACTGAAGCGGGCCTTCGGTGCCGCGACAGCGGCCACCCTGTGTGAAGACGCCCGGCTGCATCGGCTCTGGTACGACCTGCGCAATCAGAGCCTGTTCGAAAAGGTGTTCCGGGCCGACGTCCTCGCCATCGACGAGACACTCGAACTGATGATCTGGCGCATCGTCGCCCGGTACGCGGAGTTGGTGGACAAACCGCTGGATCTCACACCGTCGACGACGTACGCGCTCTTCGACGGTCTGTTCCAGCAAGGCCTGCTGAAACACCTCGCCGGCCGGGAAGACGCGGCGAGGTGCCTTCAGGATTCGGTCGAGCAGGTGCTGGCCCGCCTTTTCACCACTTGA
- a CDS encoding mycothiol transferase: protein MKLAEVVADGFGRVQEVVHEAVEGLNAEQLVASPAPGANTIAWLVWHLARVQDDHVADLMGTEQLWTSQGWLDRFALPFPAADIGYGHRPEDVDAVRVDSADLLTGYYDAVHEATTAWVAGLGEADLDRVVDDAWDPPVTLGVRLVSVLSDDLQHAGQAAYVRGLVLRDT, encoded by the coding sequence ATGAAACTGGCCGAAGTGGTGGCCGACGGGTTTGGCCGGGTCCAGGAGGTCGTGCACGAGGCCGTCGAGGGTCTGAACGCGGAGCAGCTGGTCGCGAGCCCGGCGCCGGGGGCGAACACGATCGCCTGGCTGGTCTGGCATCTGGCCCGGGTGCAGGACGATCACGTCGCCGATCTGATGGGCACCGAGCAGCTCTGGACCTCGCAGGGCTGGCTGGACCGGTTCGCGCTGCCGTTCCCCGCGGCCGACATCGGGTACGGACATCGCCCCGAGGACGTCGACGCGGTCCGGGTCGACTCCGCGGACCTGTTGACCGGGTACTACGACGCGGTGCACGAGGCGACGACGGCTTGGGTCGCGGGCCTCGGCGAAGCCGACCTCGACAGGGTCGTCGACGACGCGTGGGATCCACCCGTCACCCTCGGGGTGCGCCTGGTCAGCGTCCTTTCCGACGACCTCCAGCACGCCGGACAGGCCGCGTACGTCCGGGGGCTCGTACTCCGCGATACGTAG
- a CDS encoding ArsR/SmtB family transcription factor has protein sequence MHAFDVLGDPVRRRILELLADGELSSGDVTAVVRAEFGISQPAVSQHLRVLRENGFTTVRAEGARRLYSVDPGPLKEIDGWLEQYRRFWTGPLDALATEIARGRRERRKAAEESN, from the coding sequence ATGCACGCGTTCGACGTCCTGGGGGATCCGGTACGCCGCCGGATCCTGGAACTGCTGGCGGACGGGGAACTGAGTTCCGGCGACGTGACCGCGGTGGTCCGCGCCGAGTTCGGGATCTCCCAGCCCGCGGTCTCCCAGCATCTGCGCGTCCTGCGCGAGAACGGCTTCACCACCGTCCGCGCCGAGGGCGCGCGACGGCTGTACTCGGTGGATCCCGGCCCGCTCAAGGAGATCGACGGCTGGCTCGAGCAGTACCGGCGGTTCTGGACAGGGCCGCTCGACGCGCTCGCCACCGAAATCGCGCGCGGTCGCCGCGAACGACGGAAAGCGGCCGAGGAGAGCAACTAG
- a CDS encoding SMI1/KNR4 family protein produces MRKKWGRAAVIAAASVVIVLGLVFAVTVRSGHGKAAQWLSSEPPPWITPKTPATPSYSTAAPPPPTRRTLTIDSGCRLGQGPAALTPVPETTTRRVNAAWDRVERWLRANAPTTAASLRPPATIQRITETQRQAGVALPAELVASLLRHDGVTGIGESFSLPPFNHPASAETVASEAKSLCEVLKSAGDESVGYWWHGRFVPIAVSGGGDGLFLDQRTGTGRLGEWDHEGSVNFDRWPATLTDLLEQTATALETGGTVLGGYRAVVTGNRALDWDFPR; encoded by the coding sequence ATGCGCAAGAAGTGGGGGCGCGCGGCGGTGATCGCCGCCGCGAGCGTCGTCATCGTGCTGGGTCTCGTTTTCGCGGTCACGGTGCGGAGCGGGCACGGCAAGGCCGCACAGTGGCTCTCCTCCGAGCCGCCGCCGTGGATCACACCGAAGACACCGGCCACCCCGTCCTACTCGACCGCCGCGCCCCCGCCTCCGACCCGGCGGACGTTGACCATCGACAGCGGTTGCCGTCTCGGGCAGGGCCCCGCCGCGCTCACCCCCGTCCCCGAGACCACCACCCGCCGGGTGAACGCCGCTTGGGACCGCGTCGAGCGCTGGCTCCGGGCCAACGCGCCGACGACGGCGGCTTCCCTCCGCCCGCCCGCCACGATCCAGCGGATCACCGAGACGCAACGGCAGGCCGGCGTCGCCCTTCCCGCCGAACTCGTCGCCTCCCTCCTGCGCCACGACGGCGTCACGGGCATCGGGGAGAGCTTCAGTCTTCCGCCGTTCAACCACCCCGCTTCCGCGGAAACCGTCGCGAGCGAGGCGAAGAGCCTGTGCGAAGTGCTGAAGTCGGCAGGAGACGAGAGCGTCGGCTACTGGTGGCACGGGCGGTTCGTGCCCATCGCCGTCTCCGGTGGCGGCGACGGGCTGTTCCTCGACCAGCGCACCGGCACCGGGCGGCTCGGCGAATGGGACCACGAGGGATCGGTGAACTTCGACCGGTGGCCCGCCACCCTGACGGACTTGCTGGAGCAGACCGCGACAGCCCTCGAAACGGGCGGGACGGTCCTGGGCGGCTACCGGGCGGTCGTCACCGGAAACCGGGCGCTGGACTGGGATTTCCCGCGCTGA
- the recQ gene encoding DNA helicase RecQ, whose translation MAAPDIGTSEALETLNRVFGYDNFRGDQHAIVEHVIAGGDALVLMPTGGGKSLCYQIPALVRPGVGVVISPLIALMQDQVDALRNLGVRAGFLNSTQDYAERNRVEAAFLSGELDLLYLAPERLSVEATVRLLDRGKISLFAIDEAHCVSQWGHDFRPDYLMLSAVHERWPDVPRIALTATATKTTHAEIASRLNLEDAKHFVASFDRPNIQYRIIGKNSPQRQLLELLRTEHKGDAGIVYCLSRNSVEKTADFLVENGIPAVPYHAGLDARTRAKHQSRFLREDGLTVVATIAFGMGIDKPDVRFVAHLDLPKSVEGYYQETGRAGRDGLPSTAWLAYGLQDVVQQRKMIDMSEGSEAHKRSQSAHLNAMLALCETVECRRVQVLTYFGQKSEPCGNCDTCLAPPETWDGTIPAQKLLSTIVRLQNERRQKFGAGQIIDILLGKSTPKVTQHRHDSLKVFGIGTELKEPEWRAVVRQLLAQGLAAVEGDYGSLVLTEGSAEVLNGERKVQLRREPERVAKAAARSSAKKAAAADMPAEAAPVFELLRSWRAAAAKEQGVPAYVIFHDATLRQIATKRPATLQELGTVSGVGENKLAKYGEQILETLAEA comes from the coding sequence GTGGCAGCCCCCGACATCGGTACCTCGGAAGCCCTCGAAACGCTGAACCGCGTTTTCGGCTATGACAACTTCCGCGGCGACCAGCACGCCATCGTCGAACACGTCATCGCAGGCGGTGACGCGCTCGTCCTCATGCCCACCGGCGGCGGGAAGTCGCTGTGCTATCAGATCCCCGCCCTGGTCCGGCCGGGTGTCGGCGTGGTGATCTCACCCCTGATCGCGTTGATGCAGGATCAGGTCGACGCGCTGCGGAACCTCGGCGTGCGCGCGGGTTTCCTCAACTCGACGCAGGACTACGCCGAGCGCAACCGGGTCGAGGCCGCGTTCCTCTCCGGCGAACTCGACCTGCTGTATCTGGCCCCGGAGCGGCTTTCGGTCGAAGCGACCGTCCGGCTGCTCGACCGCGGCAAGATCTCGCTGTTCGCGATCGACGAGGCGCACTGCGTCTCCCAGTGGGGTCACGACTTCCGGCCCGACTACCTGATGTTGTCCGCGGTGCACGAGCGCTGGCCGGATGTGCCGAGGATCGCGCTCACCGCCACCGCCACCAAGACGACGCACGCCGAGATCGCGTCGCGGCTCAACCTCGAGGACGCGAAGCACTTCGTCGCGAGCTTCGACCGGCCGAACATCCAGTACCGGATCATCGGCAAGAACTCGCCGCAGCGCCAGCTGCTGGAGCTGCTGCGCACCGAGCACAAGGGTGACGCGGGGATCGTGTACTGCCTGTCGCGGAACTCGGTGGAGAAGACCGCGGATTTCCTGGTGGAGAACGGGATCCCGGCGGTGCCCTATCACGCCGGGCTGGACGCGAGGACACGTGCGAAGCACCAGTCGCGCTTCCTGCGCGAGGACGGGCTGACAGTCGTCGCGACGATCGCGTTCGGCATGGGCATCGACAAACCGGACGTCCGGTTCGTCGCGCATCTGGACCTGCCGAAATCCGTCGAGGGCTACTACCAGGAGACAGGACGCGCGGGCCGTGACGGGCTGCCGTCGACGGCTTGGCTGGCGTACGGCCTCCAGGACGTGGTCCAGCAGCGCAAGATGATCGACATGTCGGAGGGGTCCGAGGCGCACAAACGGTCGCAGAGCGCCCACCTCAACGCGATGCTGGCGCTGTGCGAGACGGTCGAGTGCCGTCGTGTGCAGGTGCTGACCTACTTCGGCCAGAAGAGCGAGCCGTGCGGCAACTGCGACACCTGCCTGGCGCCGCCGGAGACGTGGGACGGCACGATCCCGGCGCAGAAACTCCTCTCCACCATCGTCCGGCTGCAGAACGAGCGGCGGCAGAAGTTCGGCGCGGGGCAGATCATCGACATCCTGCTCGGCAAGTCGACGCCGAAGGTGACCCAGCACCGGCACGACTCGCTGAAGGTCTTCGGGATCGGCACGGAGCTGAAGGAGCCCGAATGGCGGGCCGTGGTCCGGCAATTGCTGGCACAGGGGCTCGCGGCGGTCGAGGGCGACTACGGCTCGCTCGTGCTGACCGAGGGCAGCGCCGAGGTGCTGAACGGGGAGCGGAAGGTCCAGCTGCGGCGTGAGCCGGAGCGGGTGGCGAAGGCCGCTGCCCGGTCCAGCGCGAAGAAGGCGGCGGCCGCCGACATGCCCGCCGAGGCGGCGCCGGTGTTCGAACTGCTGCGCTCGTGGCGAGCCGCGGCGGCGAAGGAGCAGGGAGTGCCCGCGTACGTGATCTTCCACGACGCGACCCTGCGCCAGATCGCCACCAAACGGCCCGCCACGCTGCAGGAGCTCGGCACTGTCAGCGGCGTCGGCGAGAACAAGCTCGCGAAGTACGGCGAGCAGATCCTCGAGACGCTCGCCGAGGCTTAG
- a CDS encoding Rv0909 family putative TA system antitoxin has protein sequence MALLRKLTALAGTAGAVRAYVRKNPEKVSKVVNKAATFVDGKTKGKYHSQIDGAVRKVDGMTGRPPRRPYEH, from the coding sequence GTGGCTCTACTGCGGAAGTTGACCGCCCTGGCCGGCACCGCCGGGGCCGTGCGCGCCTACGTGCGGAAAAATCCCGAGAAGGTCTCCAAGGTCGTGAACAAGGCGGCGACCTTCGTCGACGGCAAGACCAAGGGCAAGTACCACAGCCAGATCGACGGCGCGGTGCGCAAGGTCGACGGGATGACCGGACGGCCGCCCCGTCGCCCCTACGAGCACTAA
- the add gene encoding adenosine deaminase, with translation MRDLSLLPKAHLHVHLESTIRPDTLRDLGEANGIAVPAEQPVFDGFRAFGDYNGLLRSCLRKPEDFERVAREFCEDQVADGVRYAEVTFTAAAHGERLGEPDMPLASVLKGLSAGAAEHGLHWRVLLDHSRRRSVERARLTLDLARRYAPDGVFAIGLAGEEKFPLAPFAGICDEAEEAGLRLIHHAGEDAGPASIREALEIGHSERIGHGIRILEDVALVAEVRERGIALEVCPSSNVTLGLVPSFEEHPLPRLVDAGLVVTLSTDVPSVTGTTLTDEFLRTREAFAYDDLALAGLARASVDASFAPSDLKRSIHAEIDAWLA, from the coding sequence ATGCGGGATCTTTCTCTGCTGCCCAAGGCGCATCTGCACGTCCACCTCGAAAGCACCATCCGGCCGGACACGCTCCGTGATCTCGGCGAGGCGAACGGCATCGCCGTACCCGCCGAACAACCCGTGTTCGACGGCTTCCGGGCGTTCGGCGACTACAACGGGCTGCTGCGGTCCTGCCTGCGGAAGCCGGAGGACTTCGAACGGGTGGCGCGCGAGTTCTGCGAAGACCAGGTCGCGGACGGCGTCCGCTACGCCGAGGTCACCTTCACCGCGGCGGCACACGGCGAACGGCTGGGCGAACCGGACATGCCGCTGGCGTCCGTCCTCAAAGGACTTTCGGCGGGTGCGGCGGAACACGGGCTCCACTGGCGGGTTCTCCTGGACCACTCGCGCCGCCGGTCGGTCGAACGCGCCCGGCTCACCCTGGATCTCGCCCGCCGGTACGCCCCGGACGGGGTGTTCGCGATCGGGCTGGCCGGGGAGGAGAAGTTCCCGCTCGCGCCGTTCGCGGGGATCTGCGACGAGGCCGAAGAGGCCGGGCTGCGCCTGATCCACCACGCCGGGGAGGACGCCGGACCGGCCAGCATCCGCGAGGCGCTCGAGATCGGGCACAGCGAACGGATCGGCCACGGCATCCGGATCCTGGAGGACGTCGCGCTGGTCGCCGAGGTGCGGGAACGCGGTATCGCGCTGGAGGTCTGCCCGTCTTCGAACGTGACGCTCGGGCTCGTGCCGTCGTTCGAAGAGCACCCGCTCCCCCGGCTGGTCGACGCCGGACTCGTCGTCACCCTCAGCACCGACGTCCCGTCGGTCACCGGGACCACCCTGACCGACGAGTTCCTGCGCACGCGGGAGGCGTTCGCCTACGACGATCTCGCGCTCGCCGGTCTCGCCAGGGCGTCCGTCGACGCTTCCTTCGCGCCCAGCGACCTGAAGCGTTCGATCCACGCGGAGATCGACGCCTGGCTCGCCTGA
- a CDS encoding lytic murein transglycosylase, with product MTASSPSTLDLMDQWQPPPKKRGPRGCVMLALLVVGALVAGAVWVVVSLNDREPVPVKPVFTVPALTPAPRSAIPGDAGPLPAEPAKDAWIAKVSENTDIPSRALRAYVNAAAKAPARCDITWATIAGIGRTESQHARHDGSRAGEDGIVTPPIIGIPLDGSPGVLAVVDTDKGALDGDAKWDRAVGPMQFLPATWKRYGVRASGDGVAPDPQNIDDAAMTTARYMCARGGDLGKPTGWWTAVLIYNNSTQYGQEVFSNADAYGKAALKP from the coding sequence GTGACCGCTTCGTCCCCTTCGACGCTGGACCTGATGGACCAGTGGCAGCCACCGCCCAAGAAACGCGGCCCGCGCGGCTGCGTGATGCTCGCGCTCCTGGTCGTGGGCGCTTTGGTGGCGGGCGCCGTCTGGGTCGTGGTCAGCCTCAACGACCGTGAGCCGGTGCCGGTCAAACCGGTGTTCACCGTGCCCGCGCTCACACCCGCGCCGCGTTCGGCGATCCCCGGGGACGCCGGACCGCTGCCCGCTGAGCCCGCGAAGGACGCCTGGATCGCGAAGGTGTCGGAGAACACGGACATCCCGTCACGGGCGCTGCGGGCGTACGTGAACGCGGCCGCGAAAGCACCGGCTCGCTGCGACATCACCTGGGCGACCATCGCCGGGATCGGACGGACCGAATCGCAGCACGCCCGGCACGACGGTTCCCGTGCCGGTGAGGACGGCATCGTGACGCCGCCGATCATCGGCATCCCGCTCGACGGCTCGCCCGGCGTGCTGGCCGTCGTCGACACCGACAAGGGCGCCCTCGACGGTGACGCGAAGTGGGATCGCGCTGTCGGGCCGATGCAGTTCCTGCCCGCCACCTGGAAGCGGTACGGCGTCCGCGCGAGCGGCGACGGCGTCGCGCCGGATCCGCAGAACATCGACGACGCCGCGATGACGACAGCGCGGTACATGTGCGCGCGGGGCGGTGACCTCGGCAAACCCACTGGCTGGTGGACCGCGGTGCTGATCTACAACAACTCCACCCAGTACGGGCAGGAAGTGTTCAGCAACGCCGACGCTTACGGCAAGGCCGCGCTGAAACCCTAA
- a CDS encoding VWA domain-containing protein: protein MSGVPGRLVEFVEALRENGIPCGPSETVDAAAALEVLGLASREQMREGLAAALVRRGGQRAVFDATFDIYFPLGVGAPSQDPVDDLAALRDRLATALAANDRTDLTQLAALAVDMLGEYGGTAGSGGWSAHQTLERLQPQTLVVRVLEAIRAGAWDEDFTDRLDRDDVRRRVEGFRGLVRTEARRRVAEVRGRERVSRHAVPPAADRVDFLLASRAQLAELRRVVQPLSRKLATKLAARRRRHARGQIDLRRTLRRSLSTGGVPMRPSYRRHRPGRPEIVLLCDMSGSVAGFANFTMLLVQALRDQFSKVRVFAFIDACDEITHLVDTGAADPEDLGARILADAELTRWDGHSDYGNALGEFAERYADAVGPKTSMLILGDARTNGGDPNLAAVRGIASAARHTYWLNPERTALWSTGDSEAHAYAEVVEMYECRNVHQLTKLVTRLLPA, encoded by the coding sequence GTGAGCGGCGTGCCGGGCAGGCTCGTCGAGTTCGTGGAAGCGTTGCGGGAAAACGGGATCCCGTGTGGTCCCAGTGAGACCGTCGACGCCGCCGCGGCACTCGAAGTGCTGGGCCTGGCCTCCCGCGAGCAGATGCGCGAAGGGCTCGCGGCGGCGCTGGTGCGGCGCGGCGGCCAGCGCGCGGTGTTCGACGCGACGTTCGACATCTACTTCCCGCTCGGCGTCGGCGCGCCGTCCCAGGATCCCGTCGACGATCTGGCCGCGCTGCGCGATCGGCTCGCCACCGCGCTCGCCGCGAACGACCGGACGGATCTGACGCAGCTGGCCGCGCTCGCCGTCGACATGCTGGGGGAGTACGGCGGCACGGCGGGGAGCGGCGGCTGGTCGGCGCACCAGACGCTCGAACGACTTCAGCCGCAAACGCTCGTGGTGCGCGTGCTCGAAGCGATCCGCGCGGGCGCTTGGGACGAGGACTTCACTGACAGACTGGACCGCGACGACGTCCGCCGCCGCGTCGAGGGCTTCCGTGGGCTCGTCCGCACCGAAGCACGGCGGCGGGTGGCGGAAGTCCGTGGCAGGGAAAGGGTTTCGCGGCACGCCGTCCCGCCGGCCGCCGATCGCGTCGACTTCCTCCTCGCCAGCCGCGCGCAACTCGCCGAACTGCGCCGGGTCGTGCAGCCCCTGTCCCGCAAGCTCGCCACCAAGCTGGCCGCCCGGCGACGGCGGCACGCGCGCGGGCAGATCGACCTGCGCCGGACGTTACGGCGTTCGCTGTCCACCGGCGGTGTCCCGATGCGGCCGTCGTACCGGCGGCACCGGCCGGGGCGCCCGGAAATCGTGCTGCTGTGCGACATGTCGGGCTCGGTGGCCGGCTTCGCGAACTTCACCATGTTGCTGGTGCAGGCCCTGCGGGACCAGTTCAGCAAGGTGCGGGTGTTCGCGTTCATCGACGCGTGCGACGAGATCACCCATCTCGTCGACACCGGCGCGGCCGACCCGGAGGATCTCGGCGCGCGCATCCTCGCCGACGCCGAACTGACCCGCTGGGACGGTCACAGCGACTACGGGAACGCACTCGGAGAATTCGCCGAACGCTACGCGGACGCCGTGGGGCCCAAGACGTCCATGCTGATCCTCGGCGACGCCAGGACCAACGGCGGCGACCCGAATCTCGCCGCCGTGCGCGGAATCGCATCCGCGGCGAGGCATACGTACTGGCTCAATCCGGAGCGGACCGCGCTGTGGTCCACAGGGGACTCCGAGGCGCACGCCTACGCGGAAGTCGTCGAGATGTACGAATGCCGGAACGTGCACCAGCTGACCAAGCTGGTCACCCGGCTTTTGCCCGCTTAG
- a CDS encoding AAA family ATPase, with protein sequence MAGTGYFTSVEDVTAKLADTGYLASAAVATTVFLADALGKPLLIEGPAGVGKTELAKAVAEASGSRLVRLQCYEGVDESRALYEWNHAKQLLRITAGKDETWDEARNDIFGEEFLLARPLLTAIKGDEPTVLLIDETDKADVEIEGLLLEVLGDFQITVPELGTITAGRKPFVVLTSNATRELSEALRRRCLFLHIDFPDAALEQRIVRLKVPGVDDALASSVVKVITALRAMELRKAPSVAETLDWARTLLALGADSLGEDVVRASLGVILKHQEDVVKADARLELGKVLDS encoded by the coding sequence GTGGCTGGGACCGGGTACTTCACTTCCGTCGAAGACGTGACGGCGAAGCTCGCCGACACCGGCTACCTGGCCTCGGCGGCCGTCGCCACCACGGTGTTCCTCGCGGACGCCCTCGGTAAGCCGTTGCTGATCGAGGGCCCCGCGGGGGTCGGCAAGACCGAGCTGGCGAAGGCGGTCGCGGAGGCGAGCGGCTCCCGGCTCGTGCGGTTGCAGTGCTACGAAGGCGTCGACGAGTCCCGCGCGTTGTACGAGTGGAACCACGCGAAGCAGCTTCTGCGGATCACCGCCGGCAAAGACGAGACGTGGGACGAAGCCCGCAACGACATCTTCGGCGAAGAGTTCCTGCTGGCCAGGCCGCTGCTGACGGCCATCAAGGGCGACGAGCCGACCGTCCTGCTCATCGACGAGACCGACAAGGCCGACGTCGAGATCGAGGGTCTGCTGCTGGAGGTCCTCGGCGATTTCCAGATCACCGTCCCGGAACTCGGCACGATCACCGCCGGGCGCAAGCCGTTCGTGGTCCTGACCTCGAACGCGACGCGGGAACTCTCCGAGGCGCTGCGGCGGCGCTGCCTGTTCCTGCACATCGATTTCCCCGACGCGGCACTGGAACAGCGCATCGTGCGGCTCAAGGTGCCGGGTGTCGACGACGCGCTCGCGTCTTCCGTGGTCAAGGTGATCACCGCGCTGCGGGCGATGGAACTGCGCAAGGCGCCGTCGGTCGCCGAAACCCTCGACTGGGCGCGGACCCTGCTGGCGCTCGGCGCGGACAGCCTCGGTGAGGACGTCGTCCGCGCGAGCCTCGGCGTCATCCTCAAACACCAGGAAGACGTCGTGAAGGCGGACGCGCGGCTGGAACTCGGCAAGGTCCTCGACTCGTGA